A stretch of the Uranotaenia lowii strain MFRU-FL chromosome 3, ASM2978415v1, whole genome shotgun sequence genome encodes the following:
- the LOC129752898 gene encoding uncharacterized protein K02A2.6-like encodes MQSASCAALTWNEILKASEADNEILEVLDILKDGNLQNLPVEYRVVANELCSFQGVLLRSDRIVIPVSLREKVLTTAHEGHPGIVMMKGHLRSNVWWPKMDQAVERFVKRCRGCALVAAPEPPEPMNRSRLPTSPWQTLALDFLGPLPEGQHLLVVVDCYSRYIEVVEMETTTTKDVMRELMIMFSRYGIPSFLKADNAPQISSDCEEFREFCSTNGIKLLNTIPYWPQSNGEVERQNRSILKRLRISQELGKDWRNELRLYILTYHSSKHPTTGKSPGELMFGRPIKSKLPTISNFPEDGEVRERDAVVKEKGREYSDRKRHAKESDIRQGDVVLAKRMRKANKLDTEFSNEEFVVQRKEGTDTLIQSKLTGKQYRRSSAHLKKIEDQETLQETHSDELRDVPDLMSATAQHESGLMAETGNTPSETASSLRPSTTRRRNAPSKYQDYVPY; translated from the coding sequence ATGCAATCAGCTAGTTGTGCAGCACTTACATGGAACGAAATATTGAAGGCTTCAGAGGCCGACAACGAGATTCTTGAGGTTTTAGATATTCTAAAGGATGGCAATCTACAGAACTTGCCTGTAGAGTATAGGGTAGTTGCCAATGAGTTGTGCAGCTTCCAAGGAGTGCTGCTACGAAGCGACCGAATCGTTATACCTGTTTCATTGAGGGAAAAAGTACTAACAACAGCTCACGAAGGCCATCCCGGTATCGTGATGATGAAGGGGCACCTGAGATCCAACGTGTGGTGGCCCAAAATGGACCAGGCAGTGGAACGATTCGTCAAGCGCTGCAGAGGCTGTGCATTAGTTGCTGCACCAGAACCACCAGAGCCGATGAATCGTAGTCGTCTTCCTACATCCCCTTGGCAAACTCTAGCGCTTGATTTTTTAGGTCCACTACCTGAGGGACAACACTTGTTGGTTGTAGTTGACTGCTACAGCCGGTACATAGAGGTAGTTGAAATGGAAACAACGACTACGAAAGATGTTATGCGGGAGTTAATGATCATGTTTAGTCGGTATGGCATTCCATCCTTCTTGAAGGCCGATAACGCGCCACAGATTAGTTCGGATTGTGAGGAATTTCGGGAGTTTTGTTCGACTAACGGAATTAAGCTGCTGAACACCATACCATACTGGCCTCAATCCAATGGAGAGGTGGAAAGGCAAAATCGGTCGATTTTAAAACGCCTTCGTATCTCACAGGAACTCGGGAAGGATTGGAGAAATGAGCTACGGCTGTATATACTAACATATCATTCCTCCAAGCATCCAACCACAGGAAAATCCCCAGGAGAGTTGATGTTTGGACGTCCGATCAAAAGCAAACTACCGACCATTTCAAACTTTCCTGAAGACGGAGAAGTGCGCGAGAGAGATGCTGTCGTCAAAGAAAAAGGGAGAGAGTATAGTGACAGAAAGCGGCATGCAAAAGAAAGCGATATACGACAGGGGGATGTTGTACTCGCTAAACGGATGCGCAAAGCGAATAAGTTGGACACAGAGTTTTCGAACGAAGAGTTTGTAGTTCAGCGTAAAGAGGGGACTGATACCCTTATACAGTCAAAGCTCACTGGTAAACAATACAGGCGTAGTTCGGCGCACCTGAAGAAGATCGAGGACCAAGAAACCTTACAGGAGACTCACAGCGATGAATTACGAGATGTTCCAGATCTTATGTCGGCAACGGCTCAACATGAATCCGGACTTATGGCGGAAACAGGAAACACACCATCGGAGACAGCATCTTCCCTAAGACCATCAACTACACGACGAAGGAATGCACCTTCGAAGTACCAAGATTATGTTCCGtactga